A genomic region of Arachis stenosperma cultivar V10309 chromosome 9, arast.V10309.gnm1.PFL2, whole genome shotgun sequence contains the following coding sequences:
- the LOC130948603 gene encoding inactive protein kinase SELMODRAFT_444075-like, which yields MSREQQKGIGKQVKGSDGAEKVIVAVKASKEIPRTALVWSLTHVVQPGDCITLLVVVPSQSSGRRLWGFPRFAGDCASISKKYPPGTVSEQKHDITDSCSQMILQLHDVYDPNKINVRIKIVSGSPCGAVAAEAKKAQANWVVLDKQLKHEEKRCMEELQCNIVVMKRSQPKVLRLNLIGSQKEAEESRPLPSEHDELAENQTKKNTDSLNSIKGPSVTPTSSPEQGTPFTATEAGTSSVSSSDPGTSPFFISETNGELKKEETIKENQELDDSDTESESLSTSSASLRFQPWITELLLHQQSSQRNEERPEISQDMPQTSATRALLEKFSRLDRGAGIEMSNYRNESDFSGNLREAISLSRNTPPGPPPLCSICQHKAPVFGKPPRWFSYAELELATGGFSEANFLAEGGFGSVHRGVLPDGQVVAVKQHKLASSQGDLEFCSEVEVLSCAQHRNVVMLIGFCIEDKRRLLVYEYICNGSLDSHLYGRQREPLEWAARQKIAIGAARGLRYLHEECRVGCIIHRDMRPNNILITHDFEPLVGDFGLARWQPDGDTGVETRVIGTFGYLAPEYAQSGQITEKADVYSFGVVLVELVTGRKAVDLTRPKGQQCLTEWARPLLEEYAIEELIDPRLGNQYLENEVYCMLHAASLCIRRDPHSRPRMSQVLRILDGDMVMDTSYISTPSYDVGNRSGRLWSEPLQRQHHYSGPLLEESLESFSGKLSLDKYRPAYWDRDNKARRTSCEDDI from the exons ATGAGTCGAGAGCAACAGAAGGGGATAGGGAAGCAAGTCAAAGGCTCCGATGGTGCTGAGAAGGTTATCGTTGCCGTTAAGGCGTCGAAAGAAATTCCGAGGACTGCACTTGTTTGGTCCCTCACTCATGTTGTTCAACCTGGAGATTGCATCACCCTGCTAGTGGTTGTGCCTTCTCAAAGTTCAG GCAGAAGATTATGGGGTTTTCCTAGATTTGCTGGTGATTGTGCCAGTATCAGTAAAAAGTATCCTCCAGGAACAGTTTCAGAGCAGAAGCATGATATCACTGATTCTTGTTCTCAAATGATCCTTCAGCTCCATGACGTGTATGATCCGAATAAG ATAAATGTCAGGATTAAAATTGTTTCTGGATCTCCTTGTGGAGCAGTGGCCGCAGAAGCCAAGAAAGCGCAAGCCAATTGGGTTGTATTAGACAA ACAGCTCAAACATGAAGAAAAGCGATGCATGGAAGAGCTACAGTGTAATATTGTGGTCATGAAGCGTTCCCAACCAAAAGTACTCCGCTTGAATTTGATTGGATCGCAAAAGGAAGCTGAAGAATCACGTCCATTGCCTTCTGAGCATGACGAGCTGGCTGAAAATCAAACCAAAAAGAATACCGATTCACTAAATTCCATTAAGGGACCTTCTGTAACTCCAACTAGCAGCCCGGAGCAAGGGACTCCATTTACTGCAACGGAAGCTGGAACTTCATCAGTTTCAAGCTCTGATCCAGGAACTTCACCATTCTTTATCTCAGAGACAAATGGTGAGTTGAAGAAAGAGGAGACTATCAAAGAAAATCAAGAACTTGATGATTCAGACACAGAAAGTGAAAGTTTGTCCACATCTTCGGCAAGCTTGAGATTCCAGCCATGGATCACAGAATTACTTTTACATCAACAATCATCTCAACGAAACGAAGAAAGGCCAGAAATATCTCAAGATATGCCTCAAACATCTGCAACTAGAGCCTTGCTAGAAAAGTTCTCAAGGCTCGATCGAGGAGCTGGAATTGAAATGTCAAATTATAGAAATGAGTCAGATTTTAGTGGAAATCTCAGAGAGGCAATATCATTATCTAGAAATACTCCGCCTGGTCCACCTCCATTATGCTCAATATGTCAACACAAGGCACCTGTTTTCGGAAAACCTCCAAGATGGTTCAGCTATGCCGAGTTAGAACTTGCCACTGGTGGATTTTCTGAGGCCAACTTCCTGGCTGAGGGGGGATTTGGATCCGTTCACAGAGGGGTTCTACCGGATGGACAAGTCGTTGCTGTCAAGCAACATAAATTGGCTAGTTCTCAGGGTGACCTTGAGTTTTGCTCAGAGGTAGAAGTCCTGAGTTGTGCTCAGCACCGAAATGTTGTTATGCTGATTGGATTCTGCATAGAGGATAAGAGAAGGCTACTAGTTTACGAGTACATATGCAATGGATCATTGGATTCACATTTATATG GGAGACAGCGAGAACCATTAGAATGGGCTGCACGGCAAAAAATTGCCATTGGAGCTGCTCGTGGGTTACGATATCTTCATGAAGAGTGCAGAGTGGGATGCATTATCCACCGTGACATGCGGCCTAACAACATTCTCATAACTCATGATTTTGAACCACTG GTTGGTGATTTTGGATTGGCGAGGTGGCAACCTGATGGAGACACGGGTGTGGAAACCCGAGTAATTGGAACATTCGG GTATTTGGCTCCTGAATATGCTCAAAGCGGCCAAATAACTGAAAAAGCTGATGTTTATTCATTCGGGGTGGTATTGGTGGAGCTTGTTACAGGGAGAAAAGCTGTGGATCTCACGCGGCCTAAGGGACAGCAGTGTCTTACTGAGTGG GCACGACCTCTGTTGGAAGAATATGCCATTGAGGAACTGATTGATCCAAGGCTGGGGAACCAATACTTAGAAAATGAGGTCTATTGCATGTTGCATGCTGCATCATTATGCATACGGCGAGATCCTCATTCTAGACCACGGATGTCACAG GTTCTTCGTATACTGGACGGCGACATGGTCATGGACACAAGTTACATTTCAACTCCAAGTTATGATGTGGGAAACCGGAGTGGCCGACTCTGGTCGGAGCCGCTGCAGAGGCAGCACCATTACAGCGGTCCTCTGTTAGAAGAGTCACTTGAATCATTCAGTGGGAAGCTATCTCTTGACAAATACAGGCCTGCATATTGGGATAGGGACAACAAAGCAAGAAGGACTTCATGTGAAGATGACATTTAA
- the LOC130948605 gene encoding uncharacterized protein LOC130948605 isoform X4 — protein MAHQPFDPYYAYQQQDERSHINTLFVSGLPDDVKAREIHNLFRRRPGFDSCQLKYTGRANQVVAFATFFNHQSAMAALHALNGVKFDPQAGSVLHIELARSNSRRKRKPGSGAYVVIDKRSKGEADVQGSSSDDGDSDPDEPSGSGGSHGDLATTKSEIKFGSDSAVSAHERGPDGGPCSTLFIANLGPNCTEDELRQTFSVYAGFNMVKIRSRGGMPVAFADFDEVEQATKVMEQLQGSMLSSSDRGGMHIEYARSKMRKH, from the exons ATGGCTCACCAACCGTTTGACCCATACTACGCATACCAGCAGCAGGATGAGCGAAGCCACATCAACACGTTGTTTGTGTCGGGCCTCCCAGACGACGTGAAGGCGCGTGAGATTCACAACCTCTTCCGCCGTCGCCCCGGCTTCGACTCCTGCCAGCTAAAGTACACCGGACGCGCCAACCAG GTTGTTGCGTTTGCTACTTTTTTCAATCATCAATCGGCGATGGCAGCATTGCACGCTTTAAAT GGCGTGAAATTTGATCCACAAGCTGGTTCTGTTTTGCATATTGAACTTGCTAGGTCAAACTCAAGGAGGAAGCGTAAGCCAG GTAGCGGAGCCTATGTTGTTATAGATAAACGGTCTAAAGGAGAGGCTGATGTTCAAGGGTCATCAAGTGATGATG GTGACAGTGATCCTGATGAACCATCAGGAAGTGGTGGCAGCCATGGTGATTTAGCAACCACTAAAAG TGAGATTAAGTTTGGCTCTGACAGTGCTGTGTCTGCG CATGAAAGGGGTCCTGATGGAGGACCATGCTCTACTCTCTTCATTGCAAATCTTGGTCCAAACTGCACCGAAGATGAACTGAGACAAACTTTCTCAGT GTATGCTGGATTCAACATGGTCAAAATCCGTTCTAGAGGAGGAATGCCGGTTGCATTTGCTGATTTTGAT GAAGTTGAACAAGCTACTAAGGTCATGGAGCAGCTTCAGGGCAGCATGCTGTCATCGTCAGATCGGGGTGGCATGCACATAGA ATACGCAAGGTCTAAAATGAGGAAGCATTAG
- the LOC130948605 gene encoding uncharacterized protein LOC130948605 isoform X2: MAHQPFDPYYAYQQQDERSHINTLFVSGLPDDVKAREIHNLFRRRPGFDSCQLKYTGRANQVVAFATFFNHQSAMAALHALNGVKFDPQAGSVLHIELARSNSRRKRKPGSGAYVVIDKRSKGEADVQGSSSDDGDSDPDEPSGSGGSHGDLATTKSEIKFGSDSAVSAEQHERGPDGGPCSTLFIANLGPNCTEDELRQTFSVYAGFNMVKIRSRGGMPVAFADFDEVEQATKVMEQLQGSMLSSSDRGGMHIEYARSKMRKH, translated from the exons ATGGCTCACCAACCGTTTGACCCATACTACGCATACCAGCAGCAGGATGAGCGAAGCCACATCAACACGTTGTTTGTGTCGGGCCTCCCAGACGACGTGAAGGCGCGTGAGATTCACAACCTCTTCCGCCGTCGCCCCGGCTTCGACTCCTGCCAGCTAAAGTACACCGGACGCGCCAACCAG GTTGTTGCGTTTGCTACTTTTTTCAATCATCAATCGGCGATGGCAGCATTGCACGCTTTAAAT GGCGTGAAATTTGATCCACAAGCTGGTTCTGTTTTGCATATTGAACTTGCTAGGTCAAACTCAAGGAGGAAGCGTAAGCCAG GTAGCGGAGCCTATGTTGTTATAGATAAACGGTCTAAAGGAGAGGCTGATGTTCAAGGGTCATCAAGTGATGATG GTGACAGTGATCCTGATGAACCATCAGGAAGTGGTGGCAGCCATGGTGATTTAGCAACCACTAAAAG TGAGATTAAGTTTGGCTCTGACAGTGCTGTGTCTGCG GAACAGCATGAAAGGGGTCCTGATGGAGGACCATGCTCTACTCTCTTCATTGCAAATCTTGGTCCAAACTGCACCGAAGATGAACTGAGACAAACTTTCTCAGT GTATGCTGGATTCAACATGGTCAAAATCCGTTCTAGAGGAGGAATGCCGGTTGCATTTGCTGATTTTGAT GAAGTTGAACAAGCTACTAAGGTCATGGAGCAGCTTCAGGGCAGCATGCTGTCATCGTCAGATCGGGGTGGCATGCACATAGA ATACGCAAGGTCTAAAATGAGGAAGCATTAG
- the LOC130948605 gene encoding uncharacterized protein LOC130948605 isoform X3: protein MAHQPFDPYYAYQQQDERSHINTLFVSGLPDDVKAREIHNLFRRRPGFDSCQLKYTGRANQVVAFATFFNHQSAMAALHALNGVKFDPQAGSVLHIELARSNSRRKRKPGSGAYVVIDKRSKGEADVQGSSSDDGDSDPDEPSGSGGSHGDLATTKSSEIKFGSDSAVSAHERGPDGGPCSTLFIANLGPNCTEDELRQTFSVYAGFNMVKIRSRGGMPVAFADFDEVEQATKVMEQLQGSMLSSSDRGGMHIEYARSKMRKH from the exons ATGGCTCACCAACCGTTTGACCCATACTACGCATACCAGCAGCAGGATGAGCGAAGCCACATCAACACGTTGTTTGTGTCGGGCCTCCCAGACGACGTGAAGGCGCGTGAGATTCACAACCTCTTCCGCCGTCGCCCCGGCTTCGACTCCTGCCAGCTAAAGTACACCGGACGCGCCAACCAG GTTGTTGCGTTTGCTACTTTTTTCAATCATCAATCGGCGATGGCAGCATTGCACGCTTTAAAT GGCGTGAAATTTGATCCACAAGCTGGTTCTGTTTTGCATATTGAACTTGCTAGGTCAAACTCAAGGAGGAAGCGTAAGCCAG GTAGCGGAGCCTATGTTGTTATAGATAAACGGTCTAAAGGAGAGGCTGATGTTCAAGGGTCATCAAGTGATGATG GTGACAGTGATCCTGATGAACCATCAGGAAGTGGTGGCAGCCATGGTGATTTAGCAACCACTAAAAG CAGTGAGATTAAGTTTGGCTCTGACAGTGCTGTGTCTGCG CATGAAAGGGGTCCTGATGGAGGACCATGCTCTACTCTCTTCATTGCAAATCTTGGTCCAAACTGCACCGAAGATGAACTGAGACAAACTTTCTCAGT GTATGCTGGATTCAACATGGTCAAAATCCGTTCTAGAGGAGGAATGCCGGTTGCATTTGCTGATTTTGAT GAAGTTGAACAAGCTACTAAGGTCATGGAGCAGCTTCAGGGCAGCATGCTGTCATCGTCAGATCGGGGTGGCATGCACATAGA ATACGCAAGGTCTAAAATGAGGAAGCATTAG
- the LOC130948605 gene encoding uncharacterized protein LOC130948605 isoform X1: protein MAHQPFDPYYAYQQQDERSHINTLFVSGLPDDVKAREIHNLFRRRPGFDSCQLKYTGRANQVVAFATFFNHQSAMAALHALNGVKFDPQAGSVLHIELARSNSRRKRKPGSGAYVVIDKRSKGEADVQGSSSDDGDSDPDEPSGSGGSHGDLATTKSSEIKFGSDSAVSAEQHERGPDGGPCSTLFIANLGPNCTEDELRQTFSVYAGFNMVKIRSRGGMPVAFADFDEVEQATKVMEQLQGSMLSSSDRGGMHIEYARSKMRKH, encoded by the exons ATGGCTCACCAACCGTTTGACCCATACTACGCATACCAGCAGCAGGATGAGCGAAGCCACATCAACACGTTGTTTGTGTCGGGCCTCCCAGACGACGTGAAGGCGCGTGAGATTCACAACCTCTTCCGCCGTCGCCCCGGCTTCGACTCCTGCCAGCTAAAGTACACCGGACGCGCCAACCAG GTTGTTGCGTTTGCTACTTTTTTCAATCATCAATCGGCGATGGCAGCATTGCACGCTTTAAAT GGCGTGAAATTTGATCCACAAGCTGGTTCTGTTTTGCATATTGAACTTGCTAGGTCAAACTCAAGGAGGAAGCGTAAGCCAG GTAGCGGAGCCTATGTTGTTATAGATAAACGGTCTAAAGGAGAGGCTGATGTTCAAGGGTCATCAAGTGATGATG GTGACAGTGATCCTGATGAACCATCAGGAAGTGGTGGCAGCCATGGTGATTTAGCAACCACTAAAAG CAGTGAGATTAAGTTTGGCTCTGACAGTGCTGTGTCTGCG GAACAGCATGAAAGGGGTCCTGATGGAGGACCATGCTCTACTCTCTTCATTGCAAATCTTGGTCCAAACTGCACCGAAGATGAACTGAGACAAACTTTCTCAGT GTATGCTGGATTCAACATGGTCAAAATCCGTTCTAGAGGAGGAATGCCGGTTGCATTTGCTGATTTTGAT GAAGTTGAACAAGCTACTAAGGTCATGGAGCAGCTTCAGGGCAGCATGCTGTCATCGTCAGATCGGGGTGGCATGCACATAGA ATACGCAAGGTCTAAAATGAGGAAGCATTAG
- the LOC130948948 gene encoding uncharacterized protein LOC130948948, whose protein sequence is MWKALKSKNKLKFVDGSITKPAEEDSLFEAWDRCNTYIVSWLNLSLSTEIAQSVMWMNNAADIWNALKHRECDCGLDVVRKHKEDMCVVRMPRGLNDQYAVVRSQVMLMKPLPDIDAAFSLLLQQERQNVKSLECRILIASSDTKSNYAMNPQASSNTRGGRDFRSRGGRTTYGRGGRTQGYKQCIFYGKSGHTEDTCYRKHGFPPNLRTGNGGSIINNIIADEHDEKVSNTPQEVQHDSKISFSANQKLALLVLLEKQKQ, encoded by the exons ATGTGGAAAGCGTTGAAGTCAAAGAACAAATTAAAGTTTGTTGATGGTTCCATTACTAAACCAGCAGAAGAAGACTCTTTGTTTGAGGCATGGGATAGGTGCAACACCTATATTGTGTCTTGGTTGAATCTTTCTTTGAGTACAGAGATAGCACAAAGTGTCATGTGGATGAACAATGCTGCTGACATCTGGAATGCGCTGAAACACAG AGAGTGTGATTGTGGCCTTGATGTTGTGAGAAAGCATAAAGAAGACATGTGTGTAGTTAGGATGCCAAGAGGCCTCAATGATCAATATGCTGTTGTAAGATCACAGGTAATGCTCATGAAGCCACTTCCCGATATTGATGCTGCGTTTTCATTGCTTCTGCAGCAAGAACGACAAAATGTGAAATCACTAGAATGTAGAATCTTGATAGCCAGCTCAGACACAAAGTCAAATTATGCCATGAATCCCCAAGCAAGCTCAAACACGAGAGGGGGAAGAGACTTCAGAAGTAGAGGTGGTAGAACCACTTATGGAAGAGGTGGCCGAACTCAAGGATACAAGCAGTGCATCTTTTATGGAAAAAGTGGTCACACTGAAGACACATGTTATAGAAAACATGGTTTTCCACCCAATTTGAGAACTGGAAATGGAGGAAGCATAATCAACAATATAATTGCTGATGAGCATGATGAAAAAGTCAGCAATACACCTCAGGAAGTTCAGCATGACTCAAAGATATCATTTTCTGCAAATCAAAAGTTGGCATTATTGGTACTTCTAGAGAAGCAAAAACAATAA